A DNA window from Lachancea thermotolerans CBS 6340 chromosome G complete sequence contains the following coding sequences:
- the ECM3 gene encoding putative ATPase ECM3 (similar to uniprot|Q99252 Saccharomyces cerevisiae YOR092W ECM3 Non-essential protein of unknown function): MSLTLGQAIWASVKPIIKIYLIMGCGFLLARLNILTVEATRAISDIVLTLLLPCLSFNKIVGNIEDQDIKQVGIICLSSVLIFATGWFFAYVIRMFLPVPKQWRGGILAGGMFPNISDLPIAYLQTMDQGLIFTEEQGNKGVANVIIFLAMFLICVFNLGGFRLIEKDFNYHDKESAYVNEDYEMADSHKAEDSRSSSDIAPGGSRATPTPTYRSNTRDQTSLNSLTPEESTTNSGPSIDTNQPVALTNGIQRNRSDRRGSLAGSVRALELREMPSQDITDLVREYSNVDQFGRRRSSTAHSQTGSGRRASLVRRIQTSDLTRMVTSDAAVTGKDVEESGKSLPHWIYKLVPTPYIVFFLKNCLRPCSMAVILSLIIAFIPWVKALFVTSENTPHIKQAPDNQPALSFFMDFTAYIGAASVPFGLLLLGATLGRLKLKKLYPGFWKSAVLLVVLKLCVMPIFGVLWCDRLVKAGWASWENDSMLLFVIAIDWALPSMTTAIYFTASYTPPDAVETVQLDCVSFFLMLQYPLMVISLPFLVTYFLKVQMKV; the protein is encoded by the coding sequence ATGAGTCTCACGTTAGGGCAAGCCATATGGGCCTCTGTCAAGCCAATAATCAAGATCTATCTTATTATGGGATGCGGCTTTCTGCTTGCCAGGCTAAATATACTGACAGTGGAAGCCACGCGAGCCATCTCAGACATTGTACTGAcgcttctgcttccttGTCTTTCGTTTAACAAGATTGTAGGGAACATAGAGGATCAAGACATCAAGCAGGTGGGTATAATTTGCCTATCATCGGTTTTAATCTTCGCCACCGGCTGGTTCTTTGCATATGTCATCCGGATGTTCCTACCTGTGCCAAAGCAATGGCGGGGTGGAATCCTGGCTGGAGGCATGTTTCCTAACATCAGCGACTTGCCAATCGCCTACCTGCAAACAATGGATCAAGGCCTAATCTTCACCGAGGAGCAGGGGAATAAGGGCGTGGCCAATGTCATCATCTTTCTAGCAATGTTCCTCATCTGCGTCTTCAACTTGGGAGGGTTTAGGCTGATAGAAAAGGACTTCAACTACCACGATAAGGAGAGTGCATACGTTAACGAGGATTATGAGATGGCAGATTCTCACAAGGCTGAGGACTCTCGGAGTTCAAGCGATATAGCTCCGGGCGGTTCTCGCGCGACACCTACGCCTACGTATCGTAGTAACACAAGGGACCAAACCAGTTTGAACTCGCTCACACCCGAAGAATCTACTACCAACTCAGGGCCCTCTATTGATACTAACCAACCGGTCGCTTTGACTAACGGGATCCAGAGAAACAGGTCTGATAGACGAGGATCTTTAGCAGGTTCAGTCAGGGCCCTGGAGCTTCGGGAAATGCCGTCTCAGGACATCACAGACCTGGTAAGAGAATATTCCAATGTTGACCAGTTCGGCCGCAGACGCAGTTCGACGGCGCACTCGCAAACGGGGTCAGGGAGGAGAGCCTCGCTTGTTCGCCGCATTCAAACATCGGACCTTACAAGGATGGTGACCTCTGATGCTGCCGTGACGGGTAAGGACGTTGAAGAATCAGGCAAGTCGCTTCCTCATTGGATATACAAACTCGTGCCCACTCCTTACATTGTCTTTTTCCTGAAAAACTGCTTAAGGCCCTGCTCGATGGCGGTAATTTTATCTCTTATCATTGCATTTATTCCATGGGTTAAAGCGCTTTTTGTAACGAGTGAAAACACCCCTCACATAAAGCAAGCGCCTGATAACCAGCCTGCCCTGTCCTTCTTCATGGACTTTACTGCCTATATCGGCGCGGCGTCTGTGCCCTTCGGTTTGTTGTTACTGGGCGCAACGCTCGGGAGACTTAAATTAAAGAAACTATATCCtggattttggaaaagcgCAGTCCTTCTTGTCGTTTTGAAGTTATGTGTAATGCCCATATTCGGTGTTCTGTGGTGCGACCGGCTCGTGAAAGCAGGATGGGCCAGTTGGGAAAATGACTCGATGCTCCTTTTTGTCATTGCGATCGACTGGGCGCTTCCCAGTATGACAACTGCAATTTACTTCACTGCAAGCTATACGCCACCGGATGCTGTGGAGACAGTCCAGTTAGACTGCGTCTCTTTCTTTCTAATGCTGCAGTATCCATTAATGGTAATCAGCCTGCCATTCTTAGTGACGTATTtcctcaaagttcaaaTGAAAGTATAG
- the APP1 gene encoding phosphatidate phosphatase APP1 (similar to uniprot|P53933 Saccharomyces cerevisiae YNL094W APP1 Protein of unknown function interacts with Rvs161p and Rvs167p computational analysis of protein-protein interactions in large-scale studies suggests a possible role in actin filament organization) has translation MNNSDEYRGTGSLNRRQRLMNIMKTTRDAYIPAFTTTLSQFRSEASSTIKGYYDSANHTGATQGVRTWPVDMKTLIYPSYTRMVDQRYFETHIRGLVFSPGTMNRKSRLILSLCRQLVRPSSPSERAALEEQLEAPLNDSQSISDSASTHSSLSLDNSDDDTLRSRISGFLHKHIMGVTLTIDISDGSSLKERTSVVTDNYGNYDVKVATQFQPQNITINIDTKDGCTVNCPINIVKDQGFALISDVDDTIKHTGVTGDKRSMFSNVFVHEFKTWAIPGMSLWYNTLKDSEGVDFFYVSNSPFQIYPVLEDYVSKHFPMGPLFLKQYSGNLVSSLMSSSAKRKLGTILGILADFPHKRFILVGDSGEGDLEAYTEAVKLFPNQILGVYIRCCKDSMSDVAAYGHKVIDELNALIEKKYYSKTNIPSTSGEVSSTRKDLTKSPSIPDLIQLDDVKTPPLKPTKKPMLTSAQRQEIESSKKAQPPLPPRKHRTFPSSIKEPSTVNRSATDDAIYYTPSSQNDYGSYPTFFDSKADSWRQRVVQTIKELKNCNAQTRLQFFTEPELCLEDSIETIRKEKARNIA, from the coding sequence ATGAATAACAGCGATGAATATAGAGGAACAGGATCGCTTAATCGGCGGCAGAGACTTATGAATATCATGAAGACTACGCGAGACGCGTACATCCCGGCATTTACAACAACTCTTTCACAGTTCAGATCAGAAGCCAGTAGCACCATAAAGGGTTACTATGACAGTGCGAACCACACTGGAGCAACTCAGGGCGTGCGCACCTGGCCGGTCGATATGAAAACACTGATTTACCCATCGTACACGCGCATGGTGGACCAGAGGTATTTCGAGACACATATTAGGGGTCTCGTTTTCTCACCGGGGACTATGAACCGTAAGTCGAGACTCATCTTATCTCTGTGCCGGCAATTAGTTCGCCCTTCTTCGCCTAGCGAGAGAGCGGCTTtagaagagcagctggaagCACCACTGAATGATTCGCAGTCAATCTCAGATAGCGCATCTACACATTCATCGCTTAGCCTAGATAACAGCGATGATGATACCCTCCGTTCCAGAAtttctggatttttgcATAAGCACATCATGGGAGTGACACTGACTATAGACATATCAGACGGGTcttccttgaaagaaaGAACATCTGTTGTTACAGACAATTATGGGAACTACGATGTAAAAGTTGCAACTCAATTCCAACCCCAAAACATAACCATTAATATCGATACCAAAGATGGCTGCACCGTCAACTGTCCTATCAACATTGTAAAAGACCAAGGCTTCGCTTTAATAAGCGACGTGGACGACACTATTAAGCACACAGGAGTAACAGGGGATAAGAGGTCGATGTTCAGTAATGTTTTCGTGCATGAATTTAAAACATGGGCGATCCCTGGGATGTCCCTGTGGTACAATACACTCAAAGATTCCGAAGGTGTTGACTTCTTTTATGTTTCTAATTCTCCATTTCAAATCTATCCTGTTCTTGAAGACTACGTGTCCAAGCACTTTCCAATGGGCCCACTCTTTCTGAAGCAGTACTCTGGAAATCTAGTCTCGAGCCTCATGTCTTCCAGTGCCAAAAGAAAATTAGGAACCATCCTTGGAATTCTGGCTGATTTTCCTCACAAGCGTTTTATCCTTGTTGGTGATTCTGGGGAGGGAGACTTAGAAGCCTACACTGAGGCAGTTAAGCTGTTTCCAAATCAAATTCTTGGAGTATACATTCGTTGCTGCAAGGACTCGATGAGTGATGTCGCAGCCTATGGCCACAAAGTGATAGATGAACTCAATGCCTTGATAGAGAAAAAGTATTACAGCAAAACCAATATTCCCTCGACCAGTGGAGAAGTTTCCAGCACTCGAAAGGATTTGACAAAAAGCCCAAGTATTCCTGACCTCATTCAGCTTGATGATGTTAAAACACCACCTTTGAAACCCACAAAAAAGCCTATGCTGACTTCAGCGCAGAGGCAGGAAATTGAAAGTtccaagaaagctcaaCCACCGCTTCCACCGAGAAAACACCGTACCTTTCCAAGTAGCATAAAAGAACCTAGTACTGTAAATCGGAGCGCCACCGATGACGCTATATATTACACACCATCATCGCAGAACGACTACGGTTCTTATCCCACGTTTTTTGATTCTAAAGCAGATTCATGGCGCCAGAGAGTAGTACAAACAATAAAGGAACTGAAAAACTGTAATGCACAGACACGTCTCCAGTTCTTTACAGAACCAGAGTTATGTTTAGAAGACAGCATCGAAACCATCAGGAAAGAGAAAGCGCGAAACATAGCCTAG
- the TMA46 gene encoding translation machinery-associated protein TMA46 (similar to uniprot|Q12000 Saccharomyces cerevisiae YOR091W RBF46 Hypothetical ORF) has protein sequence MPPKKKQQQPVKKKDNVDKTFGMKNKNRSTKVQKFIQQVQTQVDPKKEEMKRKKQEEKLLRERQEAERRALFNPAMDQSVKSGVDPKTVLCAMFKIGNCNKGARCKFSHDPNVGRRVEKKDLYQDARAEKEADTMDQWDEEKLRSVILSKHGNLRTTTDKVCKFFIEAVENGKYGWFWVCPNGGDKCMYRHSLPEGFVLKTKEQKRLEKEALDSQPKITLEEFIETERDKLDKSKLTPITVANFAKWKQDHITQKINAEKRDEAKRKPTGREVVLKKFTEDKKFAEVDDMDATKGSAWDLSEFTRALKDAEANTGDGIKDYGDGSNPTFDLVNKTTTTASA, from the coding sequence ATGCcaccaaagaagaagcagcagcagccagtgaagaagaaggacaatGTCGACAAGACGTTCGGtatgaagaacaaaaaccGTTCTACTAAGGTCCAGAAGTTCATTCAGCAGGTTCAGACGCAGGTGGATCCAAAGAAGGAGGAAATGAAGCGTAAGAAGCAGGAagagaaacttttgagggAAAGACAGGAAGCCGAGAGAAGAGCGCTATTCAACCCTGCGATGGATCAGTCTGTGAAGTCTGGTGTAGACCCCAAGACCGTGTTGTGCGCTATGTTCAAAATTGGAAACTGTAACAAGGGCGCTAGGTGTAAGTTTTCGCATGACCCCAACGTAGGACGCCGTgtcgagaagaaggaccTGTACCAGGATGCCAGAGCCGAGAAGGAAGCCGATACTATGGATCAGTGGGacgaagagaagcttcGGTCTGTCATTTTATCCAAGCACGGGAACCTTCGTACAACCACGGACAAGGTTTGCAAGTTCTTTATCGAGGCTGTGGAAAACGGCAAATACGGTTGGTTTTGGGTGTGCCCCAATGGCGGTGATAAATGTATGTACAGGCACTCTCTGCCTGAAGGTTTCGTGTTGAAGACTAAAGAGCAAAAGAGATTGGAGAAAGAGGCCCTAGACAGCCAACCCAAAATCACCTTGGAAGAATTTATAGAAACGGAGAGAGACAAGCTGGACAAATCCAAGCTGACTCCTATCACTGTTGCAAATTTCGCAAAATGGAAACAAGATCATATCACCCAAAAGATCAACGCAGAAAAGAGGGACGAAGCTAAGAGAAAGCCCACTGGCCGTGAAGTCgtgctgaaaaagttcacggaggacaagaagtttgCGGAGGTTGATGACATGGACGCGACAAAGGGCTCGGCTTGGGACTTGTCTGAATTTACcagggctttgaaagatgccGAAGCGAACACTGGTGATGGCATTAAGGATTACGGTGACGGTAGTAACCCGACTTTTGATCTCGTTAACAAAACGACAACCACTGCATCTGCATGA